The DNA segment CGCCGCGCGATCGAACAACGAACCGTTGGTCGTCGAGGGAACCGAACCGGGCGGCCAGCTCACCTTGACCACCGACGTGGCGAACTACCCCGGCTTCCCCGAGGGGATCAGCGGGCCCGACCTGATCAACAACATGAAGGAGCAGGCGACGCAGTTCGGCGCCGACGTGATCAACGGCGTCATCGAGGAGGTCGACGACTCCTCGCGACCCTATCGCGTGCGCATGAAGAACGGCGACGTCTACACGACCGACGCGTTCATCGTCGCCAGCGGGGCGAGCGCCCGAACGCTCGGCGTCCCCGGCGAGGACGAGATGATGGGCTACGGCGTCTCGACCTGTGCGACCTGTGACGGCGCGTTCTTCCGCGACGAGGAGATGGTCGTCGTCGGCGGGGGCGACGCCGCCATGGAGGAGGCGACCTTCCTCACGAAGTTCGCCTCCAAGGTGTATCTGGTCCACCGCCGCGAGGAGTTCCGGGCGGAGGACTACTGGATCGACCGGATCGAGGAGGAGGTCGAGGAGGGCAACGTCGAGATCCTCCGGAACACCGAGGTGACGGAGATCCACGGTACCCCCGACCTCGGCGTCGAGAACGTCACTCTGGTCTCCCATCCCGAGGGCCACCCCACCGAGAGGCTCGACGACCCCGAAACCGAGGAGCGCGAGCTCGACGTCGGCGCGTTCTTCATCGCGATCGGCCACACCC comes from the Halalkalicoccus sp. CG83 genome and includes:
- the grxC gene encoding glutaredoxin 3, which encodes MTESRVEIYTKNDCPYCEKAKDLFDAKGVEYEEYNVSEDEALFEEMVDRAEGRQTAPEVFVDDELIGGWDETSALNETGELDDLLGIEAEENKGEESHRRLMIAGSGISGLTAAIYAARSNNEPLVVEGTEPGGQLTLTTDVANYPGFPEGISGPDLINNMKEQATQFGADVINGVIEEVDDSSRPYRVRMKNGDVYTTDAFIVASGASARTLGVPGEDEMMGYGVSTCATCDGAFFRDEEMVVVGGGDAAMEEATFLTKFASKVYLVHRREEFRAEDYWIDRIEEEVEEGNVEILRNTEVTEIHGTPDLGVENVTLVSHPEGHPTERLDDPETEERELDVGAFFIAIGHTPNTEYLEDTGVEMDEEGYLETRGGTGGGQTRTDVPGIFGAGDVVDYHYQQAITAGGMGCKAAIDADEYLENLEREERSTAGEPAMAESDD